CCGCCCGGCCTCCCTCGATGATGATCTTGTCCACATGCTCCCCGGTGAGGATGACACCGCCGTTGGCATGGAAGAACGCGGCCAGGGACTGGGCGATCTGGTGAGTCCCGCCCCTCACGATGCTCAGGCGGGGCGAGGCGGCGTAGCGCATGAAGAAGTCCCCCACCCCGGTGGCGAAGTCGGGCATCCCCCGCACGCAGGCGTTCATGGCGATCCAGGTCTTGAGGCGATCGCTCTCGTAGAGGTAGTCGAGCAACTCGCGGCCGCTCATGTCGCACATCTTCTGGTATTCCGCCCGATCGGCGCCGTCCAGTCCCCGACCACGCTCCGGAGTAGGTCTCGGCGGGGCGTAGAACTCCTCCTCCACCTTGGTGAGGAAGCGGTGGTAGATGTCCTCCATCGTGTCCAGGTCCGCCTTGGGAATGACGTCCTTGAACTGGCGGTAGGTCCGCTGCGGGTCGTCGGTATAGGTCAGGAGCTCGGCGCCGTCCTCGAACAGGTAGGCCCGCTCCACCTCGCCGCGCATCAGCTTGAGTCCGTAGCGATGTAGCTCGAAGTCCTGGTGGGGAGGCCCGTAGGACCAGATGAAGTTAGCATGCAGGTTGTGGTAGTAGCCGGGCTTGGTGACCTCCTCGGTGATGGTCGCACCGCCGTACGCCAGCCTCCGCTCGAGAACAAGTGTGCGCAGGCCCTGGCGCGCCATGTATCCGCCCAGGGTCAGTCCGTTGTAGCCGCCACCGATGATGATGCCGTCAAAGGTCCCGTCCGCCACAACTCCTCCATTCCCCTGGTCGAGTAACTGAATATTGGTGCCATCTATATTGATCTGTCAAACGGCCCGGTCCATGGCCCTTGCCTCGACAGGATGGTTCCCGAAGGAGCGGGGTTGGTCGCGATCAAGGGTCTTGACCGCCACTGCCCGAGCGGATACGTTGACCGCACAGATACGATAAGGCGCTCGGTGGCTGCTTCCGGCTCGCGGGACCATGCCGGACGAGCCAGCACAGAGTGAGGTCCCCCGCTATGACTGTCATGCAAGAGACCACCGTCACGGAGCGAGTGGCTCAGGCGCTGGAGTTCATGGATCAGGCGGAGGCCGAGTTCGCGGTGGGCGACACCCGCCAGGGCGCCGAGAAGCTCTACGGCGCGTCCGTCCAGGCTGTCATGGCCGCGTCCATCCAGCGCGGCTGGGACTACAACTCCCATCGAGCCAACAAGAACGCCGCCCGGCAGTTGGCCAAGGAATATGAGGACCCGTTCCTGTCCACCGGGTTCACCGCCGCTGAGAAGCTCCACATCCATTTCCATCACGGCGGCATGGAGGACTACCAGATCACCACCGATCGGCATGACGTACGGTCCTACGTGGAGCGCATGCTGAAGCTGGTGGATGAGTACGAAGTGAACTGCGCGGTAGAGAGGGGCTGAAAGACCGGATGGGGTTAGCCTGCCACCGTGGTACCCCGTTTCGTAATCAAGCGCACCGACCGGCAGGCGGCCGGTCCAGACGACCTCAAGGAACGTCATGGGTAGGGCCCAACGCCGCAAGCAGGAGAATCGCCTGCGCCGGCTCGAGGAGGTCAAGGCGGCCGAGCAACGGCGCGGCGGGCGGCGCAGAAATGTCGCGATCGGGACGGGCGCTTTGGTGGTCGTCGCGCTGGCGGCTCTGTTCCTGATCCTTCAAGCAGCGCCGGACGGCGAGACATCGGTAGCAGTCGACACGACCGGAGCCACCGTGCTCGACGCGGCCGAAGGCACGGTGGCGGATGTTCGCGCCGAGGATGGACCTTCCGGTGCCGGCGCCGTTCCGGAGGGCTGCCCGGCGCCGGACGGAAGCGACGGGCCAAGGCTCGACTTCGACGGCCCACCACCGATGTGTATTGATCCCGCGGCGGGCTACACCGCGGTGTTCCACACCAGCGAAGGGGAGATGCGTTTCGAGTTGACACCGGCCGACACGCCCCAAACGGTCAACAATTTCGTCACCCTTGCCCGCTGGGGCTATTACGACGGCACCCTTCTATTCCGGACCGACCCGTCGATCGACATCATCCAGGGCGGTTCCCCACACACCAACAGCCCATCCGATCCGGGACCGGGCTACACCATCCCGGATGAGCCGCCGTTCGCGCTGGATCCGGACACCGGCCGGCCCGTCGGTCCGTACAGTTACCAGCCCGGTCAGTTGGTCATGGCTCGATCGGCGGGCTTCGACTCAGGGGGCGCCCAGTTCTTCATAACCACCGGCCCCAACGCCGCCCTGCTCGACAGTCAGGGTGTCTACGTGGTGTTCGGGACCACCGACGCGACCGGGCTGGAGGTGGCGCGCTCGATCATGGATCTCCATGTGGCCACCGGCGATATGGGCGGAGCACCCTCGAGAGACGTGGTGGTCTACTCCGTTGCCATCGAGTGAACCCCGGCGCCGGACGATGCACTCGATGCCGGGGGGACGGTTACCACCGCCTCCCCGGTCGAGAAACTCTCTGTGAAACCCCGGTTACTCGGGTGGAGCGTCGTTGAGGTCCACCACCAGGTCGCCGGACAGTATCTGGTCCCGGGCCTCGAGCACCTTGTCGTGCACGTCTGCGGGCACCAGCGCCTCGTTGAGAGGAGCGATGTCGCCGCCGCCTTGCGGCATGTGGAACATGATCCGCTCCATCGGCGCGTTCATCGGAACGCCGTTGGCCATCTGGTCCCACCAGCCGTCGATCGTCACCTCGATGGCCTGGTCCCACTTGGCCACAGTGCTGGTGAGCACCACGTCGGGCGCAAGGAACTGAACGTCGACGAGGTCGCCCACCCCGTAGACACCCGCCTCCTCGGCAGCCTCGAAGACACCGAAGACGATGGCGTAGAGCACGTCGGCGCCCGCCGCGATCTGGGCCGCGGCGGCCTCCTTGGCGGTGGCGGGATCCCACCAGCTCTCGATGAACGTGACCTCGAAGTCCACATCGGGGTTGACCGACCGCGCACCGGCAAGATACCCGTTGATGGGGGCGTTGACGTTGGGGAACGGGAAGTTGGCGACGACGCCGATCTTGTCGGTCTCGGTCATCATACCCGCCGCGACCCCCGTCAGGTAGGCGGGTTCGTGGATGAAGGTGTCGATCCAGAATGCGTTGCCGCCCAGCGGATCATTGCCGGACCCCGCATAGACGAAGAGGATGTCCGGGTGGTCGTCCATCACTGCTGAGACCGCGTCGCTGTACGTGCTGCTACCCAAGATCATCTCGTAATTGCCGCTGGCGGCCAGATCGCGGAAGATCCGCTCGCTGTCGCCGTACTCGATGTTCTCGAACCATTCGGTCGAGATCTCCAGGCCGTAGGGCGCCTTCTCGGCGAGACGTTCCAGCGAGTGCAGCATCGACTGGTACCACGGGTCGTCGATTGGGCCCGGCGCGATGAAGGCCACCCGCATCACCGATGGCGCCTCCGGCTCGGGCGCGGCGGTTGTAGTAGGTGCAGCAGTGGTCGCGGGTGCCGCCGTCGTCGCAGGCGCCGCCGTCGTGGTCGGCGCGTCGTCCGCTCCACACGCCGCGCCAACGACAGCGAGAACAAGGGTAAGGCTGAATAACGGGGTTCTTAGCAGTCTCATCTTTGGTCCCTCCCTGGTCCGGAAGCGGGTGCGTCCGTGGAGTCCGGCGTCCGGTCGCACCGGCCGCTGTCTTCCGCTCGCGATATCACTCTCAGCAATATCACTCTCGGCAATAATACACTCCAGTCCGAACGCGCGTAGGAGTGAGGCACCAAATGAATGCCGGACGAGACACGGTTTGTGATCTGCTACTCACCAACGGATCGGTGATCACGGTGGATGACGAACGGCGGGTCCTCGAACCGGGAGCGGTGGCAATCCAGGGCGACCGGATTCTCGCCGTCGGCACACCGAGTGATCTCGATCGATACCGCGCCGCGAGGGTGATCGATTGCACCGGCAAGGCGGTCCTCCCCGGTTTCGTCGATACCCATACCCACATGTTCCAGAGCCTCGGGCGAGGCCTGGGCGAGGGGATGCCGCTCTACCCCTGGCTCACCGACTTCATGTGGCCGTACGCACAGGTCATCAGCAGGGAGGAAGCCTGGGCCGGGGTCAGGTTGACCGCGCTAGAGGCCGCCCGGGCCGGCACCACCGCGGTGGTCGACGATCACTACGCCCCCACGGACGTCGAGACGACAGTAGGCGTGGCGCGGACCATCGAGGAGGTAGGTCTGCGCGGCACCGTGACGCGGGGCATCTTCGGGTCACCGGCCGAGGTGACACGGCACTACGACATCCCTGACTACCTCTTCGCGATACCACCGGAAGAGGAACTCGAGATAACCCGGGCCGCCATCGAGGCGACGTCCGGCCGGAAGGTGGGAGTCTGGCCGGCGCCGGACGGGAACTTCATCGAACGGAGCCTCATCCTCGACTCGGTCGCACTGGCGCACGAACTCGACACCCGGTGGCACATCCATTGCTCGGCGCCCGAGACGGACCCTGATGCATACATTTCCTGCTACGGCGAACGGCCCGTCCACTGGATGCAACGCGCCGGCATCCTCGACGAGAGGGCCGCTATCGCCCACGGCGTCTGGTTCGATGACGACGAGGTGGCGTCCCTTGGTGAAGCAGGCGCCGGAGTGGCCCACTGTCCGACATCCAACTGCTACATGGCGGACGGCGCCATCCGCATGAACGACCTCAGATCGGCGGGGGCGGTCGTGTCTCTGGGTACCGACGGATCGGCCTGTGACCATCGCCAGGACATGTTCGAGCAGATGAAACAGGCCATATTCGTGCAGCGATTGCACACCCTCGAGCCCACGTCTCTCCGATCCGAGGATGCGCTGGAACTGGCTACCCGGGAGGGCGCCCGCTACCTGGGCATCGACGCGGGCGTTCTGGCGCCGGGCAAGCTGGCCGACATCGCGGTCGTGGACCTCGAGCGGGTCCACCTCCAACCTCTCAACCGGACGATCTCCACGCTCGTCTACGCCGGCCGCGGTTCCGACGTCGTAATGACGATCGTGGGTGGTGTAGTGATCTACGAGAACGGCGCCTCCACGAAGGTTGACGAGGCCGAGGTGATCGCCGAGGCCCGGGCCCGGTCCGCGGAACTGATCGAACGGGCCGGCATAACGGGCCTCCTCAAGCCATGGAGACTGCATCCGGGTTGAGCGTGACCCGGTCTCGGAGGGAGGCCTTGACGTGATCCTGTTCGACAATTGCCGGTTCCTGATCGCCGAACCGAACCCTGAGGGTGTGATCGAGGACGGTTGGGTACTCGTCGACGGGCCCGTTATCAAGGCCGTCGGTGGGCCCACGGACTCTCCTCGTGCCGAGGTCACGACGCAGGGGGGCGAGGTCATGGACTGCAGCGGCAAGCTCGTCATGCCCGGGCTGATCGACACGCACAACCACCTGGCCAACTACGCCCTCAACCTGCTTCCCGGTATCGATCCATCATCGCTGGAATACGCCGGGATATCCGAGTGCCTGGAGAAGTTCATCTGGCCCGCCTACACCTGGGTATCAGGGGAGAGCACCTATGACCTGACCCTGCTGTCGATGTGCAATGCCATCAAGCACGGCACCACCACCATCACGAGCGCCTTCCCGTTTCCGGACGACACGTATCGAGCAGGGGTCAAGTCGAGGATGCGGCTCATCATCCATCCCCAGACCGTCAGCAACGTCCTCCTCGGCGACGGCCTCG
The window above is part of the bacterium genome. Proteins encoded here:
- a CDS encoding BMP family ABC transporter substrate-binding protein; its protein translation is MRVAFIAPGPIDDPWYQSMLHSLERLAEKAPYGLEISTEWFENIEYGDSERIFRDLAASGNYEMILGSSTYSDAVSAVMDDHPDILFVYAGSGNDPLGGNAFWIDTFIHEPAYLTGVAAGMMTETDKIGVVANFPFPNVNAPINGYLAGARSVNPDVDFEVTFIESWWDPATAKEAAAAQIAAGADVLYAIVFGVFEAAEEAGVYGVGDLVDVQFLAPDVVLTSTVAKWDQAIEVTIDGWWDQMANGVPMNAPMERIMFHMPQGGGDIAPLNEALVPADVHDKVLEARDQILSGDLVVDLNDAPPE
- a CDS encoding peptidylprolyl isomerase, translated to MGRAQRRKQENRLRRLEEVKAAEQRRGGRRRNVAIGTGALVVVALAALFLILQAAPDGETSVAVDTTGATVLDAAEGTVADVRAEDGPSGAGAVPEGCPAPDGSDGPRLDFDGPPPMCIDPAAGYTAVFHTSEGEMRFELTPADTPQTVNNFVTLARWGYYDGTLLFRTDPSIDIIQGGSPHTNSPSDPGPGYTIPDEPPFALDPDTGRPVGPYSYQPGQLVMARSAGFDSGGAQFFITTGPNAALLDSQGVYVVFGTTDATGLEVARSIMDLHVATGDMGGAPSRDVVVYSVAIE
- a CDS encoding amidohydrolase, whose translation is MNAGRDTVCDLLLTNGSVITVDDERRVLEPGAVAIQGDRILAVGTPSDLDRYRAARVIDCTGKAVLPGFVDTHTHMFQSLGRGLGEGMPLYPWLTDFMWPYAQVISREEAWAGVRLTALEAARAGTTAVVDDHYAPTDVETTVGVARTIEEVGLRGTVTRGIFGSPAEVTRHYDIPDYLFAIPPEEELEITRAAIEATSGRKVGVWPAPDGNFIERSLILDSVALAHELDTRWHIHCSAPETDPDAYISCYGERPVHWMQRAGILDERAAIAHGVWFDDDEVASLGEAGAGVAHCPTSNCYMADGAIRMNDLRSAGAVVSLGTDGSACDHRQDMFEQMKQAIFVQRLHTLEPTSLRSEDALELATREGARYLGIDAGVLAPGKLADIAVVDLERVHLQPLNRTISTLVYAGRGSDVVMTIVGGVVIYENGASTKVDEAEVIAEARARSAELIERAGITGLLKPWRLHPG